tgatgacggtacttggaaaagaaagaaagaaaaaccaTTTAAATCCTCAGGTTTGCTCTTGGCAGAAAGGGGATCGCGTTTCCCTTGatgttttctttttctaaaaacaaaacttttacaATTACAAGCGTTCACcgtaaactttttatttttccaacacTCCTACGCGCTAAAGTTCCTCAAACTGCTCACCACCCCCATCCCGTACAGCAGACGTTCCTCCAGCAGGGCCCAACCCTTCGATTGCGCCAGCTCAACCTGCTCGAGCAGCGCGCTCAGCTCTTGGTGGTCCACGACGACGCGGCCGTGATTCTTCAAAAACACCCCCAGCCAGCTCTGACCCAGCTCGAAGGCCCGATTCCCTTCCAGCAGCGCCGCAATCATGCGCATGAAGGCCGCCATCACGGAAATGCTTCCGCTGCCACCGTCCAACGGACTCAGGTTCCGAATCTCGTAATCGACCATTGAGGGGCCGAGGTTGGAGAGGAATTCGATTGGTTTCTGGAACTCGGCGTCTCCGGTGGAAACGGCTTCTTTCAGGAGTTTTCCGAAGCTCGTCAGTTGTTCGACTTGGGTTGGTTGAAGGATTTTTGAACCGTCCTCGGTTAGTCCGTTTTGGCCTTCGCTCAGGTCAAACTGGAAATCCAGCCCGGAGACCGTTGGTAGGAAGAAGGGGGCTGATTTGGGCTTTTGCGGGGCCTGGCGCGGTCGGTTGCGCTTCTTGATAATGTCCAGATTGAGCAGATTTTGCCATCGGGAGGCGGCTGCGTTGGACATTGTGACCAAGTCTTGGGACAGCTGAGGGGGACTTTCGTAGTTGAGGCTGATTTCCTCGAAGGCTTCCTCCAGGTCATCGAGCTCGACGTTGGTGGTTTCGTTTAGCAGGACGTTCGTGTTCTCGTCACAAATGGTCGCCGGCAGGTCCATGAGAGGGGCTTCGGCCTCCGGGTTGATGACGCGCAGTGAAATGTGCGAGAAAAGTGTCTTGTTGGCCCACAGATAGATGCCCCGGTTGTCGACGTACGACGTGGCCAGGAAATCGCCGGTCGGAGACATCGACAGCGAGGTGCAAACCTGCGGCATCCGGAAGTGGTCCACGAGATAGGCGGACGGTATGTCCCACACTTTGACCGTGCAGTCCTGGCTGGCCGTCAGCAGCCAGCGACTGTCGGGCGAGAAGCAAAGATCGGTAATTGGACCGCGATGGCCGGTAAAGCGACGCACGATGGCACGGCTGTCCGAGTCCACGATCAAAACGGCAAAGTCCTCCAGCGCAACAGCAATCATGGCACTTTCGCGATGCGTTCCAAACTGTGCGATGGGTTCGTCAAGTTTCAGGCTAAAGACCGGCTTGTTAACTGAAAGAAAAGTGGTTCAATATGCAAAACTTCAATACAGGCTGTAGGTTCTCTTACCATTTTGCTTAAAGTGCCACCACTTCATGATTCCGTCCGCACCTCCCGACACCACAAACTGGTTCAGATTGTCAATCGAAATACCCCGCACGGCCACTCCGTCATGGGCCGGAGGTTTCCCGTAGCTCGCCCGATGAATTCCACTCTGAATGTTGAACCGCTCCAGGTGGCCACTGCTGTACCCGATGGTGACAAAATTTCCGCAGTGGCTCAAGCAAAGCGCAGTGGCACTCACGCCAAAATCGGACCGGTTCTTGTTCTGAAACACTTCCGGCACCAGCTTCAGCTCACCCATGCGGCACTTGTCGAACGACCACGTTGTCACCTGAACCAGTCCCTCGTGGGTGGCCGCAACGCTGTCCCACTCCTTATCGCGCGTGACCTCCGACGTGAACAGCTCAATCGGAGGCATCCGGAAGGGATCTTCTCCCTTGCGATGCTTCTTCGACGCCTTCCGGTTGTAACTTGCTTTGCCAAGGCTCTTGTTCAGCGTTTCCGAAATGGTGCTGAAGATGCGCAGCGATGCGTCCTCTCCGGCGGACAGAATATTTCGCCCGGAAGATCCGTGATAGCGGATGCACTTTGGAGGCGCTCCGTGACCTTCTCTGATCCGAAGCAAACGCGCGCCCCCGTCCGGAAGGTCAAATATCCACAGCTTCATCGAATTGTCCGGCGAGGTGGTCAACAGCAGGGGTTCATTCGCGAAGCACTTCAAACTTGTTACCGATTCGTCGTGGGCTGCCAACGTCGAGACGATGACCTGTTCCTCCAAATTCCAGAACGTTACCTGTCCGTTGGTACTCCCGCTTGCCATTATGGGATGACCATCCGTTCGGAAGGTAATACCTGTTACCGGACCCCAATCCTGAGTCAACTCCATAACGGATtcctcaaatttcaaattcagcAAAATAATTCTTCCATTCTGCAGCCCAATTGCGGCCACATCCAGCGCCGGAGCCTGCTCCAACACAACTATTTTACTGTCGTAATCCTTAAAGCTGTGCACCAGCTTCCCGTTCTTGACATTCCACAGCTGCAGACCCCCTTGGGAACTTCCAAACAATATCTTGTTCTTATAAGAAGCCGGATGCATCAACGCCGAAATCTCAAACTGATCATTACTGAACGGAACCTCCAAATAAACCTCCTCCAAGCTTACATTCCAAACCTTCACCAAACTAGCCTCGTCCACCGACAGCAGATGCTTCCCGAAGGGCAACAGCAGGTGCACCCGCGCCCCATGTCCCCGGTACGTCTTCCGCAACTGCGTACTCGCACGCCACCCGTAAATCACACTCCCACACCCAACATAAGTCAAGAAGCCATCCGCCGCCACACACGAAATCTCCTCCGGGTGCAACCCGCCGACCCGGATCAACCGGAAGCTGTTGGCGCCGTAAACATGGAAAGACTTCCCCACGCAGGTCGTCACGACGTTTTCGTTGCGCTTTTCGATGAACCGCACCGTAGCCGGGACGTGGTTGCTCACGTAGCCGAGGGCACGGTTCTGCTGGAAGATGACACTGCCGCGCATGGTATTCGATGAATTTGTAGCCGGTTAttcactgttattttttttagatattcagAATGTCATGCCGcgggaacgacgacgacggtaccGTGTGcggatttgaaattattttgaaagcACCACAACAGAAAACAAACACGTGCGCGCGGATTGCAGCAGTTGTCAAAAAAGGGTTCGTGTAACCTCGGCTGAACAACAGTTATCGCACGTTGATTTTCATTTACCCCGATTTGGGTAAACAGTGGTCGaacaaaaattgagttttttttctcatataGGTGTTTTcgtcaaagtaaaaagtatcgttttttcaagtttacccgtcgccaccctttaaaagggtaaCGAAATTGTACTGATTTTGACATACCTTTTGAAAGGGTGACGGTGGGTTAAAGGGCGGATTTAAAGTatcctttttgcaattccgtcgtgaaactacttacttttcctgtcattcttgaacgacgaaatagcctactt
This is a stretch of genomic DNA from Culex pipiens pallens isolate TS chromosome 1, TS_CPP_V2, whole genome shotgun sequence. It encodes these proteins:
- the LOC120416347 gene encoding WD repeat-containing protein 36, translating into MRGSVIFQQNRALGYVSNHVPATVRFIEKRNENVVTTCVGKSFHVYGANSFRLIRVGGLHPEEISCVAADGFLTYVGCGSVIYGWRASTQLRKTYRGHGARVHLLLPFGKHLLSVDEASLVKVWNVSLEEVYLEVPFSNDQFEISALMHPASYKNKILFGSSQGGLQLWNVKNGKLVHSFKDYDSKIVVLEQAPALDVAAIGLQNGRIILLNLKFEESVMELTQDWGPVTGITFRTDGHPIMASGSTNGQVTFWNLEEQVIVSTLAAHDESVTSLKCFANEPLLLTTSPDNSMKLWIFDLPDGGARLLRIREGHGAPPKCIRYHGSSGRNILSAGEDASLRIFSTISETLNKSLGKASYNRKASKKHRKGEDPFRMPPIELFTSEVTRDKEWDSVAATHEGLVQVTTWSFDKCRMGELKLVPEVFQNKNRSDFGVSATALCLSHCGNFVTIGYSSGHLERFNIQSGIHRASYGKPPAHDGVAVRGISIDNLNQFVVSGGADGIMKWWHFKQNVNKPVFSLKLDEPIAQFGTHRESAMIAVALEDFAVLIVDSDSRAIVRRFTGHRGPITDLCFSPDSRWLLTASQDCTVKVWDIPSAYLVDHFRMPQVCTSLSMSPTGDFLATSYVDNRGIYLWANKTLFSHISLRVINPEAEAPLMDLPATICDENTNVLLNETTNVELDDLEEAFEEISLNYESPPQLSQDLVTMSNAAASRWQNLLNLDIIKKRNRPRQAPQKPKSAPFFLPTVSGLDFQFDLSEGQNGLTEDGSKILQPTQVEQLTSFGKLLKEAVSTGDAEFQKPIEFLSNLGPSMVDYEIRNLSPLDGGSGSISVMAAFMRMIAALLEGNRAFELGQSWLGVFLKNHGRVVVDHQELSALLEQVELAQSKGWALLEERLLYGMGVVSSLRNFSA